From a region of the Pongo pygmaeus isolate AG05252 chromosome 5, NHGRI_mPonPyg2-v2.0_pri, whole genome shotgun sequence genome:
- the RPL7L1 gene encoding ribosomal protein uL30-like isoform X3, translating into MISSCTTRKMAEQEQRKIPLVPENLLKKRKAYQALKATQAKQALLAKKEQRKGKGLRFKRLESFLHDSWRQKRDMVRLRRLEMKPHALELPDKHSLAFVVRIERIDGVSLLVQRTIARLRLKKIFSGVFVKVTPQNLKMLRIVEPYVTWGFPNLKSVRELILKRGQAKVKNKTIPLTDNTVIEEHLGKHFQEISWFLRPFHLSVARHATKNRVGFLKEMGTPGYRGERINQLIRQLN; encoded by the exons ATGATCAGTAGCTGCACCACTAGAAAGATGGCGGAGCAAGA GCAAAGAAAAATCCCTTTGGTTCCAGAAAATCTCCTGAAAAAGAGGAAGGCTTATCAAGCCCTCAAAGCCACCCAGGCAAAGCAGGCACTTTTGGCAAAGAAGGAG cagaggaaaggaaaagggctCAGGTTTAAGCGACTGGAATCATTCCTACATGATTCCTGGCGGCAGAAACGTGACATGGTGCGTCTCAGACGACTAGAAATGAAACCTCATGCCTTGGAATTGCCAGATAAACATTCCTTGGCCTTTGTTGTACGCATCGAAAG GATTGATGGCGTGAGTTTACTGGTGCAGAGAACCATTGCAAGACTTCGCCTAAAGAAAATTTTTAGTGGTGTCTTTGTAAAAGTCACCCCCCAGAATCTAAAAATGCTGCGTATAGTGGAACCTTATGTGACCTGGGG ATTTCCAAATCTGAAGTCTGTCCGAGAACTCATTTTGAAACGTGGACAAGCCAAGGTGAAGAATAAGACCATCCCTCTGACAGACAACACAGTGATTGAGGAGCACCTGG GGAAGCATTTCCAGGAGATCTCATGGTTCTTGCGCCCTTTCCACCTCTCAGTGGCCCGTCATGCTACCAAAAATAGAGTGGGCTTCCTCAAGGAGATGGGCACACCTGGCTATCGGGGTGAACGCATCAATCAGCTCATCCGCCAGCTGAACTAG
- the RPL7L1 gene encoding ribosomal protein uL30-like isoform X4, whose product MVRLRRLEMKPHALELPDKHSLAFVVRIERIDGVSLLVQRTIARLRLKKIFSGVFVKVTPQNLKMLRIVEPYVTWGFPNLKSVRELILKRGQAKVKNKTIPLTDNTVIEEHLGKFGVICLEDLIHEIAFPGKHFQEISWFLRPFHLSVARHATKNRVGFLKEMGTPGYRGERINQLIRQLN is encoded by the exons ATGGTGCGTCTCAGACGACTAGAAATGAAACCTCATGCCTTGGAATTGCCAGATAAACATTCCTTGGCCTTTGTTGTACGCATCGAAAG GATTGATGGCGTGAGTTTACTGGTGCAGAGAACCATTGCAAGACTTCGCCTAAAGAAAATTTTTAGTGGTGTCTTTGTAAAAGTCACCCCCCAGAATCTAAAAATGCTGCGTATAGTGGAACCTTATGTGACCTGGGG ATTTCCAAATCTGAAGTCTGTCCGAGAACTCATTTTGAAACGTGGACAAGCCAAGGTGAAGAATAAGACCATCCCTCTGACAGACAACACAGTGATTGAGGAGCACCTGG GGAAGTTTGGCGTCATTTGCTTGGAAGACCTCATTCATGAAATTGCCTTTCCAGGGAAGCATTTCCAGGAGATCTCATGGTTCTTGCGCCCTTTCCACCTCTCAGTGGCCCGTCATGCTACCAAAAATAGAGTGGGCTTCCTCAAGGAGATGGGCACACCTGGCTATCGGGGTGAACGCATCAATCAGCTCATCCGCCAGCTGAACTAG
- the RPL7L1 gene encoding ribosomal protein uL30-like isoform X1, whose translation MISSCTTRKMAEQEQRKIPLVPENLLKKRKAYQALKATQAKQALLAKKEQRKGKGLRFKRLESFLHDSWRQKRDMVRLRRLEMKPHALELPDKHSLAFVVRIERIDGVSLLVQRTIARLRLKKIFSGVFVKVTPQNLKMLRIVEPYVTWGFPNLKSVRELILKRGQAKVKNKTIPLTDNTVIEEHLGKFGVICLEDLIHEIAFPGKHFQEISWFLRPFHLSVARHATKNRVGFLKEMGTPGYRGERINQLIRQLN comes from the exons ATGATCAGTAGCTGCACCACTAGAAAGATGGCGGAGCAAGA GCAAAGAAAAATCCCTTTGGTTCCAGAAAATCTCCTGAAAAAGAGGAAGGCTTATCAAGCCCTCAAAGCCACCCAGGCAAAGCAGGCACTTTTGGCAAAGAAGGAG cagaggaaaggaaaagggctCAGGTTTAAGCGACTGGAATCATTCCTACATGATTCCTGGCGGCAGAAACGTGACATGGTGCGTCTCAGACGACTAGAAATGAAACCTCATGCCTTGGAATTGCCAGATAAACATTCCTTGGCCTTTGTTGTACGCATCGAAAG GATTGATGGCGTGAGTTTACTGGTGCAGAGAACCATTGCAAGACTTCGCCTAAAGAAAATTTTTAGTGGTGTCTTTGTAAAAGTCACCCCCCAGAATCTAAAAATGCTGCGTATAGTGGAACCTTATGTGACCTGGGG ATTTCCAAATCTGAAGTCTGTCCGAGAACTCATTTTGAAACGTGGACAAGCCAAGGTGAAGAATAAGACCATCCCTCTGACAGACAACACAGTGATTGAGGAGCACCTGG GGAAGTTTGGCGTCATTTGCTTGGAAGACCTCATTCATGAAATTGCCTTTCCAGGGAAGCATTTCCAGGAGATCTCATGGTTCTTGCGCCCTTTCCACCTCTCAGTGGCCCGTCATGCTACCAAAAATAGAGTGGGCTTCCTCAAGGAGATGGGCACACCTGGCTATCGGGGTGAACGCATCAATCAGCTCATCCGCCAGCTGAACTAG
- the C5H6orf226 gene encoding uncharacterized protein C6orf226 homolog: MERPRSPRCSAPAPASVTLAQLLLLVQQGQELPGLERRHIAAMHGEPTASQLPRRPKPWEAAALAESVPPPTLRIGTAPAEPGLAKAATAPSSWHTVGS; this comes from the coding sequence ATGGAGCGTCCCCGCAGTCCCCGATGCTCGGCCCCGGCCCCAGCTTCGGTTACCCTGGCGCAGCTCTTGCTGCTGGTCCAGCAGGGCCAGGAACTCCCGGGCCTGGAGAGACGCCACATCGCGGCGATGCACGGCGAACCCACAGCGTCCCAGCTCCCGCGGAGGCCCAAGCCCTGGGAGGCCGCGGCTTTGGCTGAGTCCGTTCCCCCTCCGACCCTCAGGATAGGAACGGCCCCGGCGGAGCCTGGCTTGGCTAAGGCAGCTACTGCACCTTCTTCATGGCATACAGTGGGCTCCTGA
- the RPL7L1 gene encoding ribosomal protein uL30-like isoform X2: protein MISSCTTRKMAEQEQRKIPLVPENLLKKRKAYQALKATQAKQALLAKKERKGKGLRFKRLESFLHDSWRQKRDMVRLRRLEMKPHALELPDKHSLAFVVRIERIDGVSLLVQRTIARLRLKKIFSGVFVKVTPQNLKMLRIVEPYVTWGFPNLKSVRELILKRGQAKVKNKTIPLTDNTVIEEHLGKFGVICLEDLIHEIAFPGKHFQEISWFLRPFHLSVARHATKNRVGFLKEMGTPGYRGERINQLIRQLN from the exons ATGATCAGTAGCTGCACCACTAGAAAGATGGCGGAGCAAGA GCAAAGAAAAATCCCTTTGGTTCCAGAAAATCTCCTGAAAAAGAGGAAGGCTTATCAAGCCCTCAAAGCCACCCAGGCAAAGCAGGCACTTTTGGCAAAGAAGGAG aggaaaggaaaagggctCAGGTTTAAGCGACTGGAATCATTCCTACATGATTCCTGGCGGCAGAAACGTGACATGGTGCGTCTCAGACGACTAGAAATGAAACCTCATGCCTTGGAATTGCCAGATAAACATTCCTTGGCCTTTGTTGTACGCATCGAAAG GATTGATGGCGTGAGTTTACTGGTGCAGAGAACCATTGCAAGACTTCGCCTAAAGAAAATTTTTAGTGGTGTCTTTGTAAAAGTCACCCCCCAGAATCTAAAAATGCTGCGTATAGTGGAACCTTATGTGACCTGGGG ATTTCCAAATCTGAAGTCTGTCCGAGAACTCATTTTGAAACGTGGACAAGCCAAGGTGAAGAATAAGACCATCCCTCTGACAGACAACACAGTGATTGAGGAGCACCTGG GGAAGTTTGGCGTCATTTGCTTGGAAGACCTCATTCATGAAATTGCCTTTCCAGGGAAGCATTTCCAGGAGATCTCATGGTTCTTGCGCCCTTTCCACCTCTCAGTGGCCCGTCATGCTACCAAAAATAGAGTGGGCTTCCTCAAGGAGATGGGCACACCTGGCTATCGGGGTGAACGCATCAATCAGCTCATCCGCCAGCTGAACTAG